Sequence from the Castanea sativa cultivar Marrone di Chiusa Pesio chromosome 12, ASM4071231v1 genome:
AAAGAACATGATGAGTACTTCTTTAAATAGTACTGCTTCAAGttgataagaaaatgaaaataccTTTTATAATCCTTTCattaaatctcaaaaaatgAGTTTTACAGTGCTTATACGAGACTGATTGAATCCATCATCGATTCATAATCTTATTCTCTTCTATTGTTTACGAGAAAGAAATTTCATTTGATCCAAAATTCGTAACTCATTAGGAAGCGTAAAAGAAAATCTGTGTTAGCACCAATTTGCTTGGCCAAAGAAATGACCAGTTATTTGCACCAGATGTTATGTTTCATTGATAATCTGTATAATATGAAgtgtaatatttattgttgttactgTTGAATCACATCAGTCTAGTATTTCAATAtacttcaatttatttataataattagtAAATTATCCGTGCTATGCACGgataatattataatgttttatataaatttgtttttgaaaaatgttatatatatatatattatagcatatttattgtaaaactttattagtaatgagttcatcataaaaagtaacaattataaattgcacacacatgtctattataattattttgttcaagtaatgagcaATAATTAAAACGACTTTGGAgtaatgtataataaaatttgataaaagcatattaattcattctatattattgatttttattatgtgatgtaataaaaaactacattacgaaatctttttttttcttcaatacttTGTTATTGCAGTATGGTGACGCTTGTTATCATCATCagtttcttcatcttcaacgtTTGAAGTTTAGTCTATCtatatttgttcaaattttgagctttcatcatttttttccttttattgcatcatttgtgttaatcactaatgaattgGCACCGGAAGATTCTTGATTGAATCTTACAAAGTTTGGACTttgttgctaagattttttGTAGGTATTTGCATTCACATTAGATTTCAATAATGTGacagttttttgtaaaaaaaaaaattaattaattttggaatagtgcagcaaaaagaattaatataacatattggagtgtgtataattttttttttcttccatatcTTCTGGtcatttgaaggtgcatcaaaaatcttagcaactatgtaattttcaaaaccatccaTTAAATTGAATTCAATCAAATGAAGtagaaaaatccatttttttcctttttttttttaaatcacctGGTAATTCTTCTCTGATATCAAtagttttacaataatttaaataagttgtacaTCAATTTGTTTTTTAGCAAGATCTCGATCAAATATCACGAAAATTATTTTGTCAgttgcatcaaaaacttcaattttaatcttgtatttgaagtagtttgcaatggtaaatatatatatatatatatatatagttatagtgagataaatatattataaatatttggagagtatgAAATTAATGTGAGTGTCTCTAACTTTGGGATagaaatatttgtttttgtttcacattttgcacaCCAAAATGATCATACTTGTAGTTTGACATTCCTTTCATAAATCATGCACAAAATGTAATATCAACTCATTGTTGTATCAATGTTACTTATTGTTGCAATACCCTAGTAATTCACAtcttgcaatgaactttgaaattaatatgtattgATAAGGATATTTTCAAAGGGAGATAAACTCATTGCATACAAAGAAGCTGACAAGTTCATTAAGCCCGTCAGCTTCATGTACGTGAGAAGTAGCACAACGAGTCCATAAGCCGACGACGTCGCCCCAATACTCACGGCATCCATGCAAGACGGCGAAAGTAGAGAAGTCAACGGGATGAAGAACATGACGAGTCTAGTGTGGCCTTGCTTGACCTCCATGAATATTTATACAAGGAAATATCTTGTGTCTCatgattaaccctaatcaagggAATCCCTATAAGGAGAGGATCCTGCAATATACACGTATTAATGAGGATCATCCTTGCAAGGAAAGACCCTCTTCGCCAAGAAACGGATGTCAACTCTACGATACTATAAAATCTCAAAGCCCTCataaaccaaggtacgcataattcaccctaactctagcactctagagttgtgaaagtttTCTAATTTGACCTTCGAAGGGTAtgtggccggtaccacaccggtactctctatAGGGTCTTCATCTTTTTGTATTGTACAGGTTTTTGTCTAGAGTACATGAGCATTGTGCAACTTACtgatgattttcagcatcatcagttagcgccgtctgtgggaacaaaaCTTTGTAAGCCATACTACCACTTCCCGAACAAAGAGTTACATGGTACTTACTCGCTCGATGGTGACCACCAACAACAATTAAGGAGACAAACCACGTACCACCGCCCTCAAGAGACAGGTTCAAACTCTTACCACGGCCGTAGAATGCCTcaccaagcaaaaccatgaTCTAGAGGATGTTGAAAATCTAGTTTTATATCTCATaaaaaacacacagcggaagcaacaaacacgaatctacttcatccatgattgataacatacactatgtaaatttcagaatttaagaacaagagaatgtaccttggtgtggtgaaattcaaaaaaaaatattagaagtacttggaaacacttttaatcttcacttcaattatACTTTACGCCTAAGAAGTGTGATAtttcaatcagtttccaagggagaataatcgagtgACTTCTAcccacacatacacaccatttcacaataatgtATCAtctataaaattctgtatgtttcttcctttatatctaactgattatctaattggactaactatataaatataattgcactctaggtcttattaatagattatatcccaagactttattatacatgcaactccttcataatatattcgtagtaatacaaagtcatgaatgtagactgcccctttaaaaattactacatcttaatccttgagtacccgatttaattttttaagttattcattatatatttatgaaatccaattttataaatatatactttaatatctccttactaaagtggttaggcccaacactctgaataactaaatccaataaacttatcttaagggaatattttatatctccgttaagagattatgaatttcatcttgagaatatatgttccatcaacactaaatgtggttgtccaacgtactgaggttttgatcgtgactttagatctcactcttgatatatcaaagcaacctacacctcatgattagattcttattctctcaggattaagagtttatgcaaatagaagtcgtgagatttattattcatttgacaatcattaggagaataataaatctcacagcggtccaattcaatatgtcttaactcttaaaatatatcaacatatcaactagaagtctccacttccatgatcaagacaaatcatcttaattgatatgttatagtctttgcagatgaaatgcccaatttcgtCATCGACTACGAACCAAAATTCGAAATGTACAAAGAACTCGTGAtctatatcttttgtgactaacacataaatcacatactatacatctcatggactatatgataacgtccaaatattcatgttaccattattttagataataaagaaacaactttattaatcataacattaaatcacacataatgtcatacatagcatcatacaatagaatttaagggcactaatcctgaCAGAGGAGCAACTAAATCAAAAGAACATAGGGCTTAACACTCAAAAGGAGGACCAAGAAGGCACCAGCGCTGAGAGAAGGGACCAAGAGGGGCCGGAGGGTAGCAACGCCCCAACCAGACAAGAGCAACAGGATACAAGCCGTCCATTTACCACATATACAACTCCACCATACATGGTCGCGAaaatgcagatgatgaaggaacggATGGATTTCTTGATGAATGCCTTCAGAGGACAGATGTCTAGCGACCTTGACGAGTTGGTCCATCGAACTAATTCACCATTCACTACATTCGTCACTTCGTTTCCCCTTCCACCAAAGTTTTGCATGCCGCAGGTAGAAGCctatgacggatccaaagaCCCCTTAGATCATAGGTAAAAAGGACCAAAAAGGGCCGGAGGGTAGCAACGCCCCAACTAGACAAGAGCGACAGGATATAAGCCGTCCATCTACCGCAAATACGGCTTCACCATACATGGTCGCGGAGATGCAAATGATGAAGGAACGGATGGATttcatgatgaacgcccttagaggacgggtGTCTAGCGACCTCGACAAGTTGGTCCATCGAACTGATTCACTATTCACTGCATCGGTCACTTCCTTTCCCCTTCCACCAAAGTTCTGCATGCTGCAGGTAGAAGCCTACGACGAATCCAAGGACCCCTTagatcacctggagtctttcaaAACCCTGATGCACTTGTAAGGCGTGATGGACGAGATCATGTGCCGGGCCTTTCCCACTACGCTGAAGGGCCCTGTTAGGGTTTGGTTCAGTAGGTTGACGCCAAACTCCATTAGTACCTTCAAGGAGTTGAGCGCCCAATTTCCCTTGCACTTTATCGGGGGGCATAGGTATAAAAAGTCCACTGCATGCCTGATGAACATCAAGCAACGGGAGGATGAAACGTTGAAGTCTTACATTACCCGCTTTAACAAAGAGGCACTCTCAATTGATGAAGCTGACGACAAGATATTCGTGGCTGCTTTCACAAATGGGTTATGGAAggggaagtttttgttttccttatatAAAAACAACTCGAAGACTATGTCAAACGTGCTTTATAGGGCCACTAAGTACATAAACACAGAAAACGCGCTACTTGCCCGAGAAGAGAAGCCCAAGAAGAACGGCTGGACAAGGGAAGGAAAACAACTAGGACTAGAAACCGATGGGAGGATAGGCGCTCTGAACCCCCCACTAGGAGGTTCGCAAGCTTCACCCCGCTCAATGCCCCGATCGATCAAATTTTAATgtagatcaaagatgaaggagtCTTGACGTTTCCTAGCAAGCTGAAGCGAAACCCTAGTAAGAGGTCCAAAGACAAGTACTGTCGTTTTCACTGTGATCATGGTCATGATACATCCGACTGCTATGACTTAAAGCAATAAATAAAAGCTCTTATCAGACAAGGAAagttgcagaggttcgtcaaTAAGGAAAGAACAAATGGGCTACAAGAACAGGCTGCCCGAAGGAAGAACAAGCGTCTTAGGCTGCCCCTAGGAGACATAAGAATTATTGTGGGAGGAACTACAACTTCTGGCTCATCTAAAAAGGACCGAAAACTTACCTAAGGATAGTTTAGAACATCCAGCTGACGGGCTTCGTCCCAAAGATGGCGCAAATCGACAACCCCATCATTGGATTCTTAGAGGAAGATGCTCGACGTCTCCACCACCCATATGACAATGCACTCGTCATTAGCGTACGGATAAGGGACTACAACATACACCATATCCTGGTTGACAACGGAAGCTCTGctgacatcctctactacctaGCATTTCAGCAAATGAGGATTGAAAGAGAACGGCTGGTTCTGACCAACGCTCCGCTCGTTAGGTTCAGAGGAATAATAGTGTATCCTCTCGATGCAGTCACATTGCTCGTAACGGTTGGTGACTGCCCACAGCAGATCACTAaggacataacattttttgtgGTCGACTGCTCATCTACCTACAATGCCATCCTTGGATGACCCACCTTTAACTCATGAAAGGCCGTGACTTCAACTTATCACCTAATGATTAAGTCCCCACTGAGTATGGAGTTGGAGAAGTATGTGGGGATCAAGTAGCGACGCGCAAGTGTTACATAGCAATGTTGGAGATGGACGACCATCTACAGCCCATGAGCATAAAAGAGCAGCGAACAGTTGTAGAACCCGTTGAAGGATTGGAAGAGCTATCCCTCGACAACTCCAGGCTTGAGCGGACGACCGGGATCGGCACCCTCGCTAGTCCACCAATCCGATAGGTGCTCACGACATTCCTAAAAGAAAATCAGGATGTCTTTGCCtagagccatgaagacatgcctgggaTCGATCCTTCAGTtatggtgcacaggttgaatgtGTCACCATCTTTCCCCCCTATCAACAAAGGAAGTGCGTGTTCGCCCAAGAATGAGACCAAGCtatagcagaagaagtccgcaagCTGCAGGATGCAAACTTCATTAGAGAAGTATATTGTAACACCCCATAATTTTgataccaatttaattattatacataaattataaaagatgtctacaattaaatggattaaattgatttgggcctatgatattaaaaataagataaatattaTGGGATATGAAGCCCAAGTGAGGTGGCATAAGTAAATATATGGGCCTTGATAACCCTAACCTTTTACCTATTAAGTTACACGTGTATGTACATAAGAGagttcctttttgttttcagCTGCCACACACGATTGagctatttcttttcttttctacgGCTATGCACAAGTATTTCAGGTATGGTTTGTCTTGCTGTAATTTTAGAAAGTTGaaagatttagagagttggaaTTATTTTATGGCTAACAATTGTCCCCACGCTTATAGGAAGACATGGGTCTTTGCATCTGTTATGTTGGTACCAAGTAAAATAATTGGCATTAGGTTCATGAATCTAAACATACTGTACATCAACTCCATTTAACAAGAGAGTGGGCAGCCTCATTGGCTTCTCTAGGGAGCCACCtataagaccaaaaaaaaagggagtttGGCTTCTCTAGTCGACCTATGACTTATTACAATATTACAATAGGAATTGTATGTATATAGCCGTATGATCTTCCATAGGCTTTGAGATTGATTAGGTAAGAATAGTATGTATAGCCATATGGTCCTCCATAGGCTTTAAGATTGATTTGACAGAACTATAAAATGTGACTTCTACTATTTGATTAATAGATATAAATATTAGGTTGATTcgatatgtatatatatcatgtgGTTTCTAAGGAATAGTAGAATATATAGGCTAGACTTATAGTGAAATGTTTGAGTTTTTATAGAGTTGCAGTACAACCATGCTTATTaatagatagaaagaaaaaaaacatgaaacaaaacaattaGATTAAAGCTAAAAGTGAATAGGAGAGTTACATaaacaaatgtaaaattttggaaatatcAGTGTTGTCTAAGATTATATTGTCTAAGTATGAAAATAGATTTTAGGGGGAAATTCGTGTATTGATGGACCtatttttttggtgttgctagGCTCTAATTATACTGATTCATTGTGACTCAAGGGTGAttgattcattttatttttgcaactaagaGGTAAGTGGTGTTTACTAATTTTAGGGATTTTCCCAAAACAGTattgattattaaactattctatatcaaagaaatatgttgatattctatatataaatcgatattttataaatgtttgatGTACACATTGACTatttgttttatgaaaaacttgtgggacaacctaaatttatttaaacttgtatgtgtgaatatatctttatattttgagaattatgaatggattatttttgtgagcatattgaaatgtgttttgaaaacctatggcaAGTCGTGATTAAAAGCTCAGTATTGTATTTAGTCCTTAGCAAGAGACAATCATACTGCAActagtccttagcaagggacgGTCCCAGAAAATGGGACAGTGCACATTTGAtagctccttagcaagggagtatACTATTAAGGATCAAAAAAGGAAGCTCCTTAGCAAGGGGATGCACCTTTAGGTTCCAAATGAGACATCCTTAAGAAAAGAGATGAAAATGAGGTTCTAGTCTCAAAAATGGGACAGCACAACACTGTCAACGGGGTGTAAACGTTAACCATGAGAAAAATCTAGGAAATTGTTTATATGATagtgttgatatatatattatgatgactcacaatataaagatattttcttttatgtgaACTATTTAATGACAAAATATTGATGAGTTACAAGttatgaatttgttgtaagaattatttatttgaaaggtTTGTTCTCACACCCCAATGTTAGTAAAttccacttattgagttatctcacccCTCCCCCTTCCATTTTCCCTTACAAATACATTAGAGGGATTATTGGAGTAGAGATTCTTGGAAGACAATAGTCACGAATTATTTTGTGGAACTgaggattttattattatttttatggcaTTAAACTTTGTATTGGAGAATtattttgaggatgttttgtctTTGGTGGATTAAAGCTCTGACATttatgatgaattttttttttaggttgctggtttcttttatttaatattttttttatttatggattATTCAGATTAAATAGACTTTTATTGCTTATGATTTTGGGGCGTTACATATACTACCCCGACTAGCTGGCCAACATGGTGATGGTCAAGAAAGTCAACgggaagtggaggatgtgtTTAGACTTCATGGACCTGAACAAAacatgccccaaggatagctaccccctACCGTGGGTTGACGTCCTAGTAGACTCTACAGTCCGACATTAGTTATTGAGCTTCATGGTAGCTTTTTCTAGTTACAATCAGATCAAACTAGATAAagctgatcaggagaagactttgTTCGTCACTAGCCAAAGCCTcttctgctacaaagtaatgtcGTTCGGCCTTAAGAACGCGAATGCAATATATCAGAGgctaatgaacaagatgtttgcataTTAGATTGGAAGAAATATCCAAGTTTACGTTGACaacatgttggtaaaaagccgAAAGGAGGATGGCCATTTGGATGATCTTAAGGAGACCTTCGACATCCTCCGCTCTTAaaacatgaagctcaatccgagcaagtgtgcatttggagtgACGGttggaaagttcctagggttcatggtgtctcaAAGAGGTATTGAAGTCAACCCCGATAAGATCCAGGCAATAATGGAGATGGCACCACCAAGGAATGTGAAAGAAGTGCAAAGCCTCAACGTCAAGGTAGCCGCGCTGAATAGGTTCATATCAAGGGCGACAAACAAGTGCCTACCTTTCTTCCGCACACTGAAAAAGTCTTTTGAGTGGACGACCGAGTGTCAACAAGAATTTGAGGAGCTGAAGGCCTACCTATCTTCACCACCATTATTAAGTCCCTCAAAACCAAAGGAAGAACTATTCCTCTACTTGGCTGTATCTCTAGCTGTCGTCAGCGCAGCCTTAATCAGGGAGGAAGACAGGGTGTAGAGACCTGTATACTACACTAGCCAAGCACTCCGTGGTGCGGAGGAAAGATACCCACCGATGGAGAAGCTCGCCTTTGCTTTAGTCACCGCTGCCTAtaagctcaagccatacttcTAGGCCCACACTATGGTCGTCCTGACTGACAAGCCTCTACAGCGAGCAATGAATAATCCTGAAGCTGCCTGGTGGATGGCACTATGGGTAATAGATTTAAGTGAGTTTGACATACAATATCACCCATGAACTGCTATAAAAGGACAAGTAGTCGCCGActtcattgcagagttcaccAATGTAGAAGGCCAAGGGGCAGAAGAACATCCTTAGTGGAGCGTCCACACGGATGGATCGTCTAACATGCAAGCTAGCGGAGTCGGTGTAGTGCTCCATTCCCCAAAAGGATACGAGATCGAATGCATGGTTCGTCTCGACTTCCCAAcaaccaacaacgaagcagaataCGAAACCTTAGTGGCGGGGCTAAACCTTGCGAAAGCCATAGGGGTAACAAGTGTGGTAGTATATTGCGACTCTCAGGTTGTCACCATTCAGGTAAACGGTGACTTCAAATGCAAAGGggaaaagatgaagaagtaTTGGAGCAGGTGCAAAAACGAATAAGGTGAGCTGCAGGCCAAGTTCGTCCAAGTTCTTAGAGAAGAAAACGAGAAAGTTGACAGCCTTGCCAAAGCCACCTCAATGGAACACATGCTTGCCCCTAGTAAGGTACTCTCTTTTGTTCAGCTCTCATCTTTGATAGATGATATCGTTGTGCAGGAAATAGACTCAATAAGTAACTGGACTACACCAATAGTTTCCTATTTGAAAAACAGCACAATACCTGACGGTAAGGAGGCCGTGAGAAACTGAAGGTTCAAGCAGCACGATTCGTTCTGATAAAGGATGTCTTATACAAGAGAAGTTTCTCCCGCCTGTACTTAAGATGTTTAGGCCCTAAAGAAGCGAACTATGTCATGAAAGAAGTCCATGAAGGGATCTGCTTGAACCAGTCGGGGTCACAGTCATTGATGCACAAACTGATTCAGACTAAATATTACTGGCTCACTACGCAGAAGGATGCACAGGCTTATGTCAAAACCTACaacaaatgtcaaaggttcagcaacattATCAAACAGCCGACAAAAAAGCACACTCCAATGACAGCTCCATGACCTTTAGCTCAATGGGGATTAAACATCATGAGCCCATTCCCAATAGTAATGAGATAGCTGAAGTTCCTAGTGGTCGGCatagattacttcaccaaatgagGAGAAGCTGAAGCTTTGGCCACCATCACAAAAAAGAACGTACAAAACTTCGTCtggaaaaaaatcatttgtagGTACGAGATTCCTAGAGTCTTGGTCTCCGAAAACAGAAAGCAATTCGG
This genomic interval carries:
- the LOC142620104 gene encoding putative mitochondrial protein AtMg00860, coding for MKLNPSKCAFGVTVGKFLGFMVSQRGIEVNPDKIQAIMEMAPPRNVKEVQSLNVKVAALNRFISRATNKCLPFFRTLKKSFEWTTECQQEFEELKAYLSSPPLLSPSKPKEELFLYLAVSLAVVSAALIREEDRV
- the LOC142620102 gene encoding uncharacterized protein LOC142620102, which encodes MAQIDNPIIGFLEEDARRLHHPYDNALVISVRIRDYNIHHILVDNGSSADILYYLAFQQMRIERERLVLTNAPLVRFRGIIVYPLDAVTLLVTVGDCPQQITKDITFFVVDCSSTYNAILG